AGGGCCGCAGGGTCGCGCTGCTCGTCGTCACCCACGACCGCTGGTTCCTCGACGCGGTCACCGACCGGACGTGGGAGGTCGTCGACGGCCGCGTCGAGCGCTACGAGGGCGGCTACTCCGCGTACGTCCTCGCCAAGGCCGAGCGCGCCCGCATCGCCGCCGCCACGGAGGCCAAGCGGCAGAACCTGCTGCGCAAGGAGCTGGCGTGGCTGCGGCGCGGCCCGCAGGCCCGCACGTCCAAGCCGAAGTTCCGGGTGGAGGCCGCGCAGGCGCTGATCGCCGACGAGCCGCCGCCGCGCGACTCGGTGGAGCTGACCCGGTTCGCGACCGCGCGGCTCGGCAAGACCGTCTACGACGTGGAGGACGTGACCGTCGAGGTGGGGGAGGGCGGCCCGGACGGCCGCGGGGCCCGCCGCACCGTCTTCGACGGCATGACCTGGCGCGTCGGCCCCGGCGACCGCATCGGTCTCGTCGGCGTCAACGGCAGCGGCAAGAGCACGCTGCTGCGGCTGCTCGACGGGTCCGTGGCGCCGGTCTCGGGGAAGGTGGTGCGGGGCAAGACCGTCCAGGTCGCGCACCTGACGCAGAACCTGGAGGAACTCGACCCCTCCCGCCGCGTCCTGGAGTCGGTGGAGGAGATCCGGCGCCGCATCACCGTCGGCAAGCGCGAGTGGACCGCGAGCCAGCTCCTCGAACGCCTCGGTTTCCAGGGCGACCGGCAGTGGACGCCCATCGGCGACCTGTCCGGCGGGGAGCGGCGCCGCCTGCAGCTCCTCCGCCTCCTCATGGGCGAGCCCAACGTCCTGCTCATGGACGAGCCCACCAACGACCTCGACATCGAGACGCTCACCGAGGTCGAGGACCTGCTGGACGGCTGGCCCGGCACGCTGATCGTCGTCAGCCACGACCGGTACTTCCTGGAGCGCGTCACCGACCACGTCGTGGCGCTCCTCGGGGACGGCCGCGTGTCGCTGCTGCCCGGAGGCGTGGACGAGTACCTCGAACGCCGCGCCGCCGGAACGGCCTCGAAGCCCGCGCGGCCGGGCGCCGCGAGTCCCGACCGGGCGGCCGCCACTCCCGCGGAGAAGGTCGCGCCCGCGCAGGCGAAACCCAAGGGCGGCGGGCGGCACTGGAAGGCCCGCAAGGAGCTGGACCGGCTCGAACGCCGCCTGGAGAAGCTCGCCGGGCAGGAGGCCGAGCTGCACGAGCAGCTCGCCGCGCACGCCACCGACTACTCCAAGCTCCAGGAGCTGGACGCCCGGCTCAAGGAGATCCAGGCCGAGACCGCCCGGGTCGAGGAGGAGTGGCTGATGCTCGCCGAGGACATCGGCTGACATCTGGGATGCTGTCCGGCATGACGACCTGGATCATCAAGACGGACGAGCCCGGCGACGGGCCGCGCCTCGCCGTCAAGGACGCCATCGACGTCGCGGGGCTGCCCACCACCGCCGGCTGCCAGGCCGTCGCGGAACGCGCCGAGCCCGCCGCCGCGGACGCGCCCGTCGTGGCGTCGGCCCGCGCCCAGGGCGCCCGCATCGTCGGGAAGACCAACCTCAACGAGCTGTGCGTCGCCGCCGACGGCGTGAACCCGTGGGCGGGGACCCCGGTGAACCCGCTCGACCCGTCCCGCGTGCCGGGCGGCTCGTCCAGCGGCTCCGCCGTCGCCGTCGCGACGGGGGAGGCCGACGTCGCGTTCGGCACGGACACGTCCGGCTCGGTCCGGATCCCCGCGGCGTGCTGCGGCATCGCCGGCCTCAAGACGACCAACGGCCGCGTCCCGCTCGACGGCGTCTACCCGCTGGCCCCGACGCTGGACACGGTCGGGCCGATGGGACGCGACGTCGCCGCCGTCGTGCTGGGGATGCGCCTGATCGAGCCGGGTTTCACGCCCGTCCCGTACGAGGAGTCCATGTCGATCGCGCGGCTGCGCCTCGACGAGCGGGTCTTCGAGATCGACCCCGCGATCGACGCCGCGGTCGACGACGCGCTGCGCCGCCTCGGGCCCGTCGCCGACGTCACGTCCGAGCACTACCACGACGCCGCCACGGCCAACGGCCTTTACGTCGCCGACGAGGGGTGGCGGCAGAACGCCCACCTGGTGCAGGATCCGCCGAAGATGAGCGGGCGCATCCACCGTCGCCTGCAGGTGCTGGAGGACGTGGCGGGTTCGGGGATGCTCGGCTGGGCCGCGGAGGTCCGCAAGGCGATCAGGGCGGAGTTCGAGGAGATCTTCACCCGGCACGCCGCGGTCGCCCTGCCCGTGCTGCCCGTCGTCGCCCCCGAGCCGGACGACGACGACAACGCGGACCTCCTCCTCACCTCGCTGAACGGCCAGATCAACGTGGCGGGCCTGCCGGCGTTCGCGCTGCCCGTCCCGCTGCCGGGGTCGCATCTGCCCGCGTCCGTGCAGCTCATCGGCCCCGCGGGCGGGGAGGAGCGGCTCTGCGGCATCGCCGCCGCGCTGGAGGCCGCCCTCGCGTGACGGCCCGCCCGGCTAGTGGTTCTCGGTGTCCTGGTCGAACGGGATGAGGAGGGTGCGGAGGAGGTCGGCGAGGGCGTCGCGCTGCGCGGGGCCGAGGACGTCGAGTATCGCCTGCTCCCGTTCGAGAAGGTCGGCGAACGCGGCGTCCACCCGCCTCCGTCCCGCGTCGGTGAGGCGGACCTGGACGCCGCGCTTGTCCTGCGGGTCGGGGTGCCGTTCGACGAGCCCGGCCGCCGCGAGCCGGTCGATGCGGTTGGTCATGGTGCCGGAGGTCACCAGCGTCGCGCGCAGCAGCCGCCCGGGGCTCAGCTGGTAGGGGCTCCCGGCGCGGCGCAGCGCGGTGAGCACGTCGAACTCCCACGACTCCAGGTCGTGGTCGGCGAACACGGCGCGCCGGGCACGGTCCAGGTGCCGGGCCAGCCGGGAGACGCGGCTGAGGACCTGCAGCGGACTCACGTCCAGATCCGGACGTTCGGTGTTCCACGCCTCGACCAGTCGGTCGACCTCATCCTGCATGCGGACACCCTACCTGTCTTGACATCAAGATATGGGTGGGGCATCCTGTTTCTTGATGTCGAGAAAAAGTCGGCAGTGCGCGGCCGCGCCGAGACGGGGGCAAGCGTGACGCCCGGCCGTCGGCGTCGGCCGCCGATCACATGACCCATAAGCGGGGCGCCGCCCGTCCGCCGGAGGAAGCTACTCGTTCCCCTGTGGTGTGCCAGTTCGGACGGGTGGGCGGTGTCCGGTGAAAATCCCCGGTTTCGCGACCCGAGACCGGCGACCCCTGGCCGGTGGCCGCCCGGACGAACTCCGAGCGGCCACCGGTTGTCATGGGGCCCGCGTGATGGGGCCCGCTCTCACCCGGTCACCGGGCGTCGACTGATCGCGGGCCGGTGCCGGCCCGGCGGGCTCACGTCGACGCGTCGGCGAGCCCGTCCATGTCGCGGCGGCCCTTGCGCTGGGCCTTGACCGCCTTCGCCGCGGCCCGCTCCTCGGCCTTCTCCGCCTTCGCGGCCGCCTTCTCCGCGCGCTTCTCCCGGCGCTCCCGCTCCTTGCGGCGGCGGCGCGGGTCCAGCGTCGGCTTCGGCTCCAGCCCCGACAGGCCGTTCCACGCCAGGTTCACCACGTGCGCGGCCACGTCCTCCCGGCGCGGCTTGCGCGCGTCCAGCCACCACTGGCCGGTCATCGCGACCATGCCGACCAGCATCTGGGCGTACATGGGGGCGAACTTGTCGTCGTAGTCGCGGCGGTCGAACTCCCGGGCGAGGACGTACTCGACCTCCCCGGCGATCTCGCTCAGCAGGCTCGCGTAGCTGCCGGTGCCCGTCCCCCCGTGGGAGTCGCGGACGAGGATCCGGAAGCCGTCGGAGTGCTCCTCGATGTACTGCAGCAGCGCCAGCGCCGCCTTCTCGAGCTTTCCGCGGTAGTGGATCGCGGAGTTGAGCGACTCGGTGACCAGGCTCAGCAGGCTCTCGAACTCCCGGTCGACGACGACCGCGTACAGCCCCTCCTTGCCGCCGAAGTGCTCGTAGACCACGGGCTTCGACACGCCCGCGGCGGCGGCGATCTCCTCCACCGAGGTGCCGTCCAGGCCGCGTTCGGCGAACAGCGACCGGCCGATGTCGAGGAGCTGCTCACGTCGTTCCTTACCAGTCATCCGCTTTCTGCGGGGTCTGGGCGCGGGTTCTGTCACGGGATCAATTGTGGCGGTCAAACCGCCTGCTTGGTCCGCCTGGCGGCGAGTCGCGTGGGGTTCGGCCACCGCACGTCGTAGGCGAGGCCCGTCTTCTCGAACGCCCAGATGATGCGCGCACTGATGTCGACCTGCCCCTTCAGCACGCCGTGGCGCGCGCAGGTGGGGTCGGAATGGTGCAGGTTGTGCCACGACTCGCCCAGCGACGGGATCGCCAGCCACCACACGTTCCGGGACTTGTCACGGACCTCGAAGTCCTCCTTGCCGAAGGTGTGGCAGATCGAGTTGATCGACCACGTGACGTGGTGGACGAGCGTGATGCGGACGAACCCCGCCCAGAACAGGGCCGTCAGGAACCCGGCCCACGACATCGTCACCAGGCCGCCGATGGCCGCCGGCAGGAAGAACGACACCGCCACCAGCGCGGGGAAGGCCCGGTGGATGCGCGTGATGTCGCGGTCGTTCAGCAGGTCCTTGGCGAAACGCTCCTTGGAGGTGCGCGCGCCGTCGAACAGCCAGCCGTAGTGCGCCCATGCCAGGCCCTTCATCAGGGCCTTCCAGTCGTTGCCGAAGCGCCACGGCGAGTGCGGGTCCATCTCCTTGTCGGAGTACTTGTGGTGCCGCCGGTGGTCGGCGACCCACGTGATGACCGGCCCCTCCATGGCCAGGCTCCCCGCCAGCGCGAGGAAGATCTTCAGCGGCCGCTTCGCCTTGAACGACCCGTGGGTGAAGTGCCGGTGGTACCCGACGGTGATGCCGCCGGCGGACAGCACGTAGAACACCGCCATGAGCACGACGTCCGTCCAGCCGAGGAAGCTCCCCCAGGCCAGCGGGACCGCCGCGAACAGTGCCAGGAACGGCACGCCGGTGAACACGGCGACGAGCACGCGCTCTGCATTGCCCTGGGGCTCGGGCTCGATCTCAGGGCGCCGCTGTGGGCGAGGGGGGTCCATCGCTGGAGCCGTTGTCATGCGTCACCACTCCTTGTGACTCGAGGGCAGGTTTACTTACGCCACCGTAACCTACGGCACCGTAGGTTCGACAGCCGGGGACGGTAAAGTCGGGACGAAACTGCCTCATAGGCCACAAAACTCTCTTGCAGAACAGACGGGTCTCAGTCCGCCTCGACAGGACGGCGCTGCTCGCCGACCCGGTTGCGGAGTTGCCCACATCGGGCGCTCTAAACCAATCCGGGCATTGCGGCCCTGCCGCGCGGGCGGAATCGGGTGGGCTCGCGGCAGCTCGGCTGGGTATGGTTAGGGCCCGGCCGGCCCCGCGACTCCGTCCGGCCGGTCCGAACGATCCGGCGTGGTGTAATTGGCAGCACAAGGGTTTTTGGTGCCCTTGGACAAGGTTCGAATCCTTGCGCCGGAGCTGCCGGGAACCCCCGTTCCGAGACGTCCGAGGTGGGCGGCGGGGTGACAGGTGCGAGATGGGCGGTATCCTGCCCGTGTCGGGTGCGCAGAGCCCTGCCATGCCCTGATGGCGCAGGTGAGCGCACTCCAGTCCGATCCCGTCCGCGACGCCGAGGAGCCTCCTTGTGAGCGCTGCGAGCCGCCCGGCCGCCGTCATCGTTCTCGCCGCGGGCGAGGGCACCCGGATGAAGTCCCGCACCTCCAAGGTGCTGCACGAGCTGTGCGGGCGAACCATGCTCGGCCACGTACTGGCCGCCGCCCGCGAACTGCGTCCCGAACGGCTCGTGGTGGTCGTCGGCCACCGCCGCGAGCAGGTCGTCGAACACCTCACCCAGGCCGCGCCGGACGCCGAGCCCGTCGTCCAGGAGCACCAGGGCGGCACGGGCCACGCCGTCCGGATGGCGCTGGAGCAGACCGGCGCCCTGAACGGCACCGTGGTCGTCACGAACGGCGACCACCCGCTGCTGCGCGGGCGGACGCTGGACGCCCTCGTCCGGACCCACGAGTCCGAGGGCAACGCGGTGACCGTCCTGACCACCGAGATGCCGGACGCCACCGGCTACGGGCGGATGATCCGGTCCGCCGACGGCGCCGTCGAGGCGATCGTCGAGCACAAGGACGCCACCGAGGAGCAGCGCGCCGTCAACGAGATCAACGTCGGGATGTACGCCTTCGACGGCGCCCTCCTGGCCGACGCCCTCAAGCGCGTCACCACCGACAACGCGGGCGGCGAGGAGTACCTCACCGACGTGGTCGCGATCCTGCGCGGCGACGGCCACCGCGCCGGCGCGCACCTGGTCGCCGACTGGGTGGAGACCCAGGGCGTGAACGACAGGGTCCAGCTCGCCCAGGCCAGGCGGCAGCTGAACGACCGCATCCTCGAGGCGCACATGCGGGCCGGGGTCACGATCGTCGACCCGGCCACCACCTGGATCGACGTGGACGTCACCGTCGAGCAGGACGCCGAGATCCTCCCGGGCACGCAGCTGCACGGCCGCACGCACGTCGGCGAGGGCGCGCGGGTCGGCCCCGGCTGCACGCTGACCGACACCCGCGTGGGCGCCGGCGCGTCCGTGGTCAACTCGGTGTGCGCGGAGTCGGAGATCGGCCCCGAGGCCACCGTCGGCCCCTTCGCGTACCTGCGGCCCGGCACCCGCCTGGCGCGCAAGTCCAAGGTCGGCGCCTACGTCGAGACCAAGAACGCCGACCTGGGCGAGGGGGCGAAGGTCCCGCACCTGACGTACGTGGGCGACGCAGAAATCGGCGAGGGCTCCAACATCGGCGCGGGCTCGGTCTTCGTGAACTACGACGGCGTCGACAAGCACCGCAGCGTGATCGGCTCGCACGTGCGGGTCGGCAGCGACAACATGATCGTCGCGCCCGTGGAGGTGGGCGACGGCGCCTACACGGCCGCGGGCTCGGTGATCGTCCAGGACGTCCCGCCGGGCGCCATGGCGGTCGCGCGGGCCCGTCAGCGCAACGTCGAGGGATGGGTCGAGCGCCGCAGGGCGGGCACGCCCTCGGCCGAGGCGGCACGCCGGGCCCAGGAGAAGGACGCGCCTTAGGCCGTCGAGGACTGCCCCGCCGATCGGCGGGGATGTGGAGGACAGAGGCGTCTTCCGCGGACAACCGGGTATCCGCGCGCCGGAGCTTTGTGGTGCGCGGTGAGTGGGGACGACAACCCACGTGCAGCAAGTTCCATTGAGGGGGAGTTGTCAGAGGTGAGTGGGATCAAGGCGAGCGGCCAGAAGAAGCTGATGCTCTTCACCGGCCGAGCCCACCCGGACCTGGCCAAGGAAGTAGCCGACAACCTCCATGTCGAGCTCACGCCGACCTCGGCGTACGACTTCGCGAACGGTGAGACGTTCGTGCGGTTCCTGGAGTCCGTGCGGGGTTCCGACGCCTTCGTGATACAGAGCCACACCGCCCCCATCAACCAGTGGATCATGGAGCAGCTGATCATGGTGGACGCGCTGAAACGCGCGTCCGCCAAGCGCATCACGGTGGTGGCGCCCTTCTTCGGCTACGCGCGGCAGGACAAGAAGCACCGCGGCCGCGAACCGATCTCCGCGCGCCTGATGGCGGACCTGTTCAAGACCGCGGGCGCCGACAGGCTCATAACGGTCGACCTGCACACGGCGCAGATCCAGGGCTTCTTCGACGGCCCGGTCGACCACCTGTTCGCGCTGGACCTGCTGGCCCAGCACTTCGAGAACCGCCTGGACCTCTCGAACGTGACGGTCGTCGCCCCCGACGCCGGCCGCGTCCGGGTCACCGAACGCTGGTCCGACCGCCTCGGCGGCGTGCCCATGGCCATCATCCACAAGAAGCGCGACCCCGACGTCGCCAACGAGGTCAAGGTCTTCGACGTCGTCGGCGCCGTCGAGGGCCGCACCTGCGTCATCGTCGACGACATGATCGACACCGGCGGAACCATCATCAAGGCCGCCGACGCCCTCTTCGAACAGGGCGCCAGCCGAGTCGTCGTGGCCGCCACCCACGGCGTCCTCTCCGGCCCGGCCGTGGACCGCCTCAAGAACTCCCGCATCTCCGAAGTGGTCCTCACGAACACCCTCCCCATCCCCGAGGAGAAGCAGTTCGACAAGCTGACCGTCCTCTCCATCGCCCCCCTGGTGGCCCGAGCCATCAACGAGGTCTTCAGCGACGGCTCAGTCACCAGCCTCTTCGGCGGCATTAGTTGAGTCTGATTGCAGTGCCCTCGGCGTCAGGCGCTGGAGCGCCTTCCTTCAACGGGCACTGCGGCGCGATCGCTGCATCGCTCCGACTCGCCTTGCGGCTCGCTGCGCGATCAGGTTTCTCGCTTCGCTTGAAACCTGTCTTCGGACGCGATCGCAGGCGTTGAGGCCGGCGCGGGGTTGATGCACCGGCTGATGCAGGCGCGCAGCGGGAACCCGCTGAGCAACACGCCCGACGCCAGCCATCGCACATCCACAACGTCGCAACGCCAACAGGGCCGAAAGGCCAGAAGAGACCGCACACGTTCGCGACAACCTGCTCACCACCACTAGATCCCCCCCACAAACACCCGCCTTGGCGACCGGACCGGCTCGCCCAACGAGCCGCCAGGACAGCCGGGCACCCGGGGCAGGTTTGCCAGGGAGCCTGAAGGTGTCTTCACGCCATGCGCTGACGTGAACGTTCGTGGCACACGTTCGAGGGCAGAGTTCGAATCCGAGTGAGAATCGCCTCACGCAGCCAGCCACAAGCCCGATGCGGAGCAAGGTCTGCTGGGCGCTCAGAGCGGGCGCCTTCGCGCCACGCGCCGACCTGAGCGCCCGGTGGTCGCGTTCGACCCGCAGGTCCGAAGCGGAGCCAGACCCAACTCGCGCAGCGAGCCGCGGGCCGAAGCGAAGCGAGGCCGGCCCGGCGCTGAGGGGGAGGTTGTCAGGGACGTCAGGGTGTGTCTGCAACTGCGCGCTGTCCTTGGCTGTCGGGGGGTTCGAAGCGGAGCGAGGACCGGCTCGCGCAGCGAGCCGCAGGCCGATGCGGAGCGAGGCCAGAGGCAGGTTGCCAGGGACATCAAGGTGTCTCCGCAACCACGCGCAGACCTCAACGCTTGCGATCGCGTCCGAAGGCAGGTTTCGAGCGAAGCGAGAAACCTGATCGCGTAGCGAGCCCCTGGGCGAGCCGGAGCGATGCAGCGATCGCGCCGCAGTGCTCGCAGAAGGGAGGGCCGCCAAGGCCCGACCGCCAAGAGCACTGCAATGAGTACTGCTAGACTTTGTTAACCCGCGTGTGCCCGGGTCGTCAGTGCGGTGCCGGTCGTGGAGTCGCATTCCCCGGGGTGACGCAGAGAATCTTTCGATCGCACGTCCTGGTCGGCGTGCGGAGATCGCAGCATTCTGTCCGTAGCGGACGTCCGTGCCGGACGGCCGTGGATCGCAACAACGAGGAGTTTTCGCCGTGTCCGAGGTACGCATCGCCGCCGAGCCGCGCACCGAGTTCGGTAAGGGTGCCGCGCGGCGCACCCGCCGGGCCGGCAAGGTGCCCGCCGTCCTCTACGGTCACGGCGCCGACCCGGAGCACATCTCGCTTCCGGGCCATGACCTGATGCTGGCGCTGAAGACCCCGAACGTGCTGCTCACGATCGACGGGCTGAAGGGCGGTCCGAAGCTGGCGCTGCCGAAGGACGTGCAGCGGGACCCGATCAAGGGGTTCCTGGAGCACGTGGACCTGCTGCTGGTGAAGCGGGGCGAGAAGGTCGTCGTGGACCTGCCGATCCAGCTGGTCGGCGACGTCGTTGCGGGCGGCCAGGTCGCGCAGACCGAGGTGGAGGTCTCGGTCGAGGCGGAGGCCACGAAGATCCCCGAGGCCGTCGAGGTCGACATCAGCGGGCTGGAGATCGACAGCCAGGTGCTGGCGAAGGACCTGAAGCTGCCGGAGGGCACGTCGCTCGCGGCGGAGGAGGACCTGCTGATCCTGCAGATCCTCGACGCGAGCGCGGCGACGGAGCCGGAGGCGGCGGAGGAGGCCGCGGCGGAGGAGGGCGCCGAGGGCGAGGCCGCCGAGTAACGGCGCCGCCGTCTGCTTTTCACGGCCCCCGCGGTGTGCGCACCGCGGGGGCCGTGTTCGTTGTCACAGGCTCGCGGTGGAGGAGTTCGGGTGGATCTCTGGCTGGTGGTCGGGTTGGGGAATCCTGGGCCGTCGTATGCGAAGAACCGGCACAACGCGGGGTTCATGGTGCTGGACGTGCTGGCGGAGCGCGCCGGGGGGAGGTTCAGGTCGCACCGGGCGCGGGCCGACGTGCTGGAGGGGCGGCTGGCGGGTGCGCGGGTGGTGCTGGCGAAGCCCCGGTCGTTCATGAACTTGTCGGGCGGTCCGGTGAAGGGGCTGTGCGACTTCTACAAGGTGCCCGCGGAGCGGCTGATCGTCGTGCATGACGAGCTGGACGTCCCGTTCGGCGCGGTGCGGTTGAAGCGGGGCGGCGGCGACGGCGGCCACAACGGGCTGCGTTCGGTGACGAAGTCGCTGGGGACGCGTGACTATCTGCGGGTCCGGTTCGGGGTGGGCCGTCCGCCGGGGCGGATGGATCCCGCGGCGTTCGTGTTGAAGGACTTCTCGGCGGCGGAGCGCAAGGATCTCGATCTCGAGGTGGAGCGTGCGGCGGACGCGGTGGAGGCGTTGATCTCCAAGGGGCTCGCCGCGGCGCAGAACACGTTCCACGCGGATTGACCGGAACCGGTCACCGCCCCCGTATACATCGCCGACGGGAGTCTGCGGACGGCGTTTCGTAGGTGACTGTCCGGTTCGCAGGTGTCGTGCCGCCGGAGCGCCGCGTTCGGGCCGTGACCACGGCAAAGCGAACGTAGGATGCTCGGCGGACGAGGTTCGTGATGTATGTGAACCTCAGGCGACGTTCAACCGTCTTCGGTGTGAATCGCGCTGATGGGGCGCGAGCGTTACAGGGGATTGGTGAGAGGTGTATGGCCGTCGTTGACAAGGTCCAGGCCGAGTCATCGATTCGCCATGAGCACAAGCGATCGTCGTCACAGGGCTGGAGCGGATCATATCGCCGCAAAGCGGGATATCTCGACTTTCTCAGCATGCTGGCGGCGGGCGTCATCGCGTTCGTGCTCCGCTTCCCGG
The sequence above is drawn from the Actinomadura hallensis genome and encodes:
- a CDS encoding ribose-phosphate diphosphokinase codes for the protein MSGIKASGQKKLMLFTGRAHPDLAKEVADNLHVELTPTSAYDFANGETFVRFLESVRGSDAFVIQSHTAPINQWIMEQLIMVDALKRASAKRITVVAPFFGYARQDKKHRGREPISARLMADLFKTAGADRLITVDLHTAQIQGFFDGPVDHLFALDLLAQHFENRLDLSNVTVVAPDAGRVRVTERWSDRLGGVPMAIIHKKRDPDVANEVKVFDVVGAVEGRTCVIVDDMIDTGGTIIKAADALFEQGASRVVVAATHGVLSGPAVDRLKNSRISEVVLTNTLPIPEEKQFDKLTVLSIAPLVARAINEVFSDGSVTSLFGGIS
- a CDS encoding acyl-CoA desaturase, producing MTTAPAMDPPRPQRRPEIEPEPQGNAERVLVAVFTGVPFLALFAAVPLAWGSFLGWTDVVLMAVFYVLSAGGITVGYHRHFTHGSFKAKRPLKIFLALAGSLAMEGPVITWVADHRRHHKYSDKEMDPHSPWRFGNDWKALMKGLAWAHYGWLFDGARTSKERFAKDLLNDRDITRIHRAFPALVAVSFFLPAAIGGLVTMSWAGFLTALFWAGFVRITLVHHVTWSINSICHTFGKEDFEVRDKSRNVWWLAIPSLGESWHNLHHSDPTCARHGVLKGQVDISARIIWAFEKTGLAYDVRWPNPTRLAARRTKQAV
- a CDS encoding amidase → MTTWIIKTDEPGDGPRLAVKDAIDVAGLPTTAGCQAVAERAEPAAADAPVVASARAQGARIVGKTNLNELCVAADGVNPWAGTPVNPLDPSRVPGGSSSGSAVAVATGEADVAFGTDTSGSVRIPAACCGIAGLKTTNGRVPLDGVYPLAPTLDTVGPMGRDVAAVVLGMRLIEPGFTPVPYEESMSIARLRLDERVFEIDPAIDAAVDDALRRLGPVADVTSEHYHDAATANGLYVADEGWRQNAHLVQDPPKMSGRIHRRLQVLEDVAGSGMLGWAAEVRKAIRAEFEEIFTRHAAVALPVLPVVAPEPDDDDNADLLLTSLNGQINVAGLPAFALPVPLPGSHLPASVQLIGPAGGEERLCGIAAALEAALA
- a CDS encoding 50S ribosomal protein L25/general stress protein Ctc, yielding MSEVRIAAEPRTEFGKGAARRTRRAGKVPAVLYGHGADPEHISLPGHDLMLALKTPNVLLTIDGLKGGPKLALPKDVQRDPIKGFLEHVDLLLVKRGEKVVVDLPIQLVGDVVAGGQVAQTEVEVSVEAEATKIPEAVEVDISGLEIDSQVLAKDLKLPEGTSLAAEEDLLILQILDASAATEPEAAEEAAAEEGAEGEAAE
- a CDS encoding MarR family winged helix-turn-helix transcriptional regulator; protein product: MQDEVDRLVEAWNTERPDLDVSPLQVLSRVSRLARHLDRARRAVFADHDLESWEFDVLTALRRAGSPYQLSPGRLLRATLVTSGTMTNRIDRLAAAGLVERHPDPQDKRGVQVRLTDAGRRRVDAAFADLLEREQAILDVLGPAQRDALADLLRTLLIPFDQDTENH
- a CDS encoding TetR/AcrR family transcriptional regulator; the encoded protein is MTGKERREQLLDIGRSLFAERGLDGTSVEEIAAAAGVSKPVVYEHFGGKEGLYAVVVDREFESLLSLVTESLNSAIHYRGKLEKAALALLQYIEEHSDGFRILVRDSHGGTGTGSYASLLSEIAGEVEYVLAREFDRRDYDDKFAPMYAQMLVGMVAMTGQWWLDARKPRREDVAAHVVNLAWNGLSGLEPKPTLDPRRRRKERERREKRAEKAAAKAEKAEERAAAKAVKAQRKGRRDMDGLADAST
- a CDS encoding ABC-F family ATP-binding cassette domain-containing protein; its protein translation is MNLINLESVAKSYGPKPLLDGVSLGLDEGDRVGVVGRNGGGKSTLVSVIARETEPDAGRVTHARGLRLGLLAQRDEFPEGATVRSVVLGDRAEHEWAGDVRARDVLGGLIPDLDLDAPVAGMSGGERRRVALARLLVPDTDLLLLDEPTNHLDIEAIDWLARHLKGRRVALLVVTHDRWFLDAVTDRTWEVVDGRVERYEGGYSAYVLAKAERARIAAATEAKRQNLLRKELAWLRRGPQARTSKPKFRVEAAQALIADEPPPRDSVELTRFATARLGKTVYDVEDVTVEVGEGGPDGRGARRTVFDGMTWRVGPGDRIGLVGVNGSGKSTLLRLLDGSVAPVSGKVVRGKTVQVAHLTQNLEELDPSRRVLESVEEIRRRITVGKREWTASQLLERLGFQGDRQWTPIGDLSGGERRRLQLLRLLMGEPNVLLMDEPTNDLDIETLTEVEDLLDGWPGTLIVVSHDRYFLERVTDHVVALLGDGRVSLLPGGVDEYLERRAAGTASKPARPGAASPDRAAATPAEKVAPAQAKPKGGGRHWKARKELDRLERRLEKLAGQEAELHEQLAAHATDYSKLQELDARLKEIQAETARVEEEWLMLAEDIG
- the glmU gene encoding bifunctional UDP-N-acetylglucosamine diphosphorylase/glucosamine-1-phosphate N-acetyltransferase GlmU, producing MSAASRPAAVIVLAAGEGTRMKSRTSKVLHELCGRTMLGHVLAAARELRPERLVVVVGHRREQVVEHLTQAAPDAEPVVQEHQGGTGHAVRMALEQTGALNGTVVVTNGDHPLLRGRTLDALVRTHESEGNAVTVLTTEMPDATGYGRMIRSADGAVEAIVEHKDATEEQRAVNEINVGMYAFDGALLADALKRVTTDNAGGEEYLTDVVAILRGDGHRAGAHLVADWVETQGVNDRVQLAQARRQLNDRILEAHMRAGVTIVDPATTWIDVDVTVEQDAEILPGTQLHGRTHVGEGARVGPGCTLTDTRVGAGASVVNSVCAESEIGPEATVGPFAYLRPGTRLARKSKVGAYVETKNADLGEGAKVPHLTYVGDAEIGEGSNIGAGSVFVNYDGVDKHRSVIGSHVRVGSDNMIVAPVEVGDGAYTAAGSVIVQDVPPGAMAVARARQRNVEGWVERRRAGTPSAEAARRAQEKDAP
- the pth gene encoding aminoacyl-tRNA hydrolase — its product is MDLWLVVGLGNPGPSYAKNRHNAGFMVLDVLAERAGGRFRSHRARADVLEGRLAGARVVLAKPRSFMNLSGGPVKGLCDFYKVPAERLIVVHDELDVPFGAVRLKRGGGDGGHNGLRSVTKSLGTRDYLRVRFGVGRPPGRMDPAAFVLKDFSAAERKDLDLEVERAADAVEALISKGLAAAQNTFHAD